The DNA window ATCAAATGGCACAAAAAATTTCCAGTACTTTGAACTAAGATGATTTTAGCTAATACAAAACACAGCCTCAACAAACTTGAAGATCTTATTTCAGAAACCGAATACACGCTTCGGTACGAAAAAGGCAATTTCAAATCGGGCTATTGTCTTATCAAAGATTCCAAAATGATCATTGTCAATAAATATTATGCCCTTGAGGGGAAAATATCCTGTCTGATTGAAATACTCAAGGAAATAGAAGTAGATCCAAAAAAACTCAGCGAAAAGAATCGGAGTTTATATCAAAAATTAAGACAAACAGAGCTCGAAGTTTGAAACTCACCTTTTTAGGCACAGGCACATCACAGGGCGTTCCCGTTATTGGTTGCGATTGTAAGGTATGCCGATCTCTGGATTTTAGAGACGACCGGCTCCGCAGCTCAGTTCATATCGAAGATGGGGATACCAGCATTATCGTAGATTCTGGCCCCGATTTCCGTCAACAAGTATTAAGAGAAAGAATCCGCAAAATGGATGCCCTTCTTTTCACACATGAGCATAAAGACCACACCGCGGGCATGGATGACATTCGCTCATTTAATTTTCTGCAGAAAAAAGACATGCCGGTATATGCGCGCAAAGAAGTAATTGAACAGCTCAAAAGAGAATTTGCTTATATTTTTGAAAACCTTCCCTATCCGGGAATACCAAGGATAAAGGTGGAGGAAATTGAAAACAAATCTTTTACTATAGGAAATACCGAAATCATTCCCATTGAAGTCATGCACATGAAACTTCCGGTATTCGGATTTCGCTTTGGTGATATTACTTATATTACCGATGCCAAAACCATTTCAGAGAAGGAAAGAAAAAAAATCAGAGGTTCCAAGGTGCTGGTCTTAAACGCCCTTCACCAAAAAGAGCATTACTCGCATTTGAATTTAAAAGAAGCCATAGCCCTGGCTAAGGATCTCAAAGCTGAAAAAGCTTATTTCACGCATATCAGTCATTGGATGGGATTGCATGAGGAAGTCGAAAAAGATTTACCTGAAAATATGTTTCTTGCTTACGATGGTTTAAAACTGGAAGCTTAAAATTTTCTTATGTGGAACTATTTCACAATTAAATGGCTATCAGAAATACTGATCAAAAGACTTCATTCTTTAAAAATTGGAGAAGTATTTACTCAAAACAAGAATGAGATCATCATTGGCTTTTATCAAAAGGAGGCACAGGATTTTTATTGGATATTGAATTTTGACCCCTCTTTCCCTCACATGCGATTTTTGAATGACTACAATCGTGCAAAAAGAAATAGTCTAGATCTCTTCCCCGAAATCATTGATGTAAAAATTGTGGCAATCAATATGCATATGGGAGAACGCAGTTTTCATTTTGAATTGGATAATAAAACTCAACTTATCTTCAAACTACATGCCGGAAGATCTAATTTAATTTTAAAAGAGGCGGATAAAACGACTCTCTTCCGTACGGATATCAAAAAGGATTATGCATTTAAAATTCCTGATGGTAAATTTTATGGCTTGCCAAATGAAAAGATAGAAACACTTAAAAGCTTAAAAGCAGCTTATCCCATTTTGGATAAAATAGCCATCTCCCATCTTATGGATCAGAATTTTTTTGAGGCTTCTTTAGATTCTCAACATAGAATTCTGAATGATTTATTATCCAAATTGGAAGAAAAGAAGATTTATCTTTTTCAGCAAAATGCCACCTGGCATTTACATCAATTGAAATTACAAAATGAAGCAAGAGAATTTTCTGATCTTTTAGAAGCTGTCAATACTTATTCGGGTCTCGAAAGTAAAAATAGATTTGTCAATCAGCACAAAAGTCAAATTTTGAAAGAACTAAGAGCCAAAGGCAGCAAGTTGTCAAAGTCATTGGGGAAAATGAATAATAGGCTAAACCGTTTGCAAAACAATAATGACTGGGAGGAAGAGGCCAATCTAATTATGGCCAATCTTCATCTTTTTAATGATGGTAAAGATGTAGCAGAAGTCTTTGATTTTTATAATGAGCGCAATAAAGCTCTTAAAATTAAAAAAGGAATGAGTGCACAGAAATACGCTGAATCACTCTATAAGAAGTCAAAAAACAAAAGTATAGAGATAAGAAATCTGGAAAAGAGCATTGAGAAAAATAATGCCGAACTGGAAAAAATAGAATCCCATATTAATGAAATTCAGAATCTCGATAATCCAAAACTGATCAGGGAATGGTTAAAAAAGAGGAGTCCAAAATCAAACGGGAATAGCTCCAATGAAGGTTCGAAGTTTAAAGAATTCAAAATTAAAGACTTTGTAATCTATGTCGGGAAAAATGCTAAAAACAACGATGAGTTGACGACAAAATTTGCAAAAAAAAACGATATCTGGATGCATGCCAAGGACGTGTCCGGTTCGCATTTGATCATTAGAAAAGACAAAAACACAAAGATTCCTTCCGATGTACTCGAACAAGCCGCTTCCATTGCTGCTTGGTACTCCAAGGGTAAAAACGATACGCTTTTCCCTGTCATTTATACGGAAAGAAAATACGTAAGAAAAGGAAAAGGCCTCGCTTCAGGACAGGTATTTGTAGATAAATACGATGTTCTGATCGTAAAGCCCGGCTTGCCTTAATTCAATATCTCATTACAAATTCTTAGCTTAAAGGGTGATAGTATTAATTATGAAAAAACTGTTTTTATTATTACTGCTAAACATTTGTGTTCTCATAAGCACAGTTGCACAGAGCTCCAGCTGTCCGGATGATCTGCTTCCCAGACGATTTATGAGCAATGGTAAAATGGGTTTTGTTGACCTCTTTGACAATTGGAAAATAAAGCCAAAATATTTTGAAGTTTCGCCTTTTGAAAATCGATTTGCCAAAGTGAGATTTGGCGACTTCTATGGAATGATCAATTGTGAAGGCAAGGAAGTGGTGCCCCCAAAATTTGAAGAACTGAGCTTTTTTAGTTTTGGCAGAATTTGGGCTAAAGACGCCGAAGGCTGGCATCTATGGGATTCATCGGGTACGGAACTCACAAAAATCGCTTTTGATGATTATAAAAGGGCCAGTATCTGGCATTCCAATGCATGGGTCAAAAAAAATGGAAAATGGAAAATTCTAGATGAAGTCGATGGGCAAATAATATGTGAGAAGGAATTTACTATGGTAAAACTGCTTTCCGATACGCTGAGCCTGGTTTCCAATGACAGTTATTTTGCAATCATCAATCACAAAAACTGTCAGTTT is part of the Hyphobacterium sp. CCMP332 genome and encodes:
- a CDS encoding MBL fold metallo-hydrolase, whose product is MKLTFLGTGTSQGVPVIGCDCKVCRSLDFRDDRLRSSVHIEDGDTSIIVDSGPDFRQQVLRERIRKMDALLFTHEHKDHTAGMDDIRSFNFLQKKDMPVYARKEVIEQLKREFAYIFENLPYPGIPRIKVEEIENKSFTIGNTEIIPIEVMHMKLPVFGFRFGDITYITDAKTISEKERKKIRGSKVLVLNALHQKEHYSHLNLKEAIALAKDLKAEKAYFTHISHWMGLHEEVEKDLPENMFLAYDGLKLEA
- a CDS encoding DUF814 domain-containing protein encodes the protein MWNYFTIKWLSEILIKRLHSLKIGEVFTQNKNEIIIGFYQKEAQDFYWILNFDPSFPHMRFLNDYNRAKRNSLDLFPEIIDVKIVAINMHMGERSFHFELDNKTQLIFKLHAGRSNLILKEADKTTLFRTDIKKDYAFKIPDGKFYGLPNEKIETLKSLKAAYPILDKIAISHLMDQNFFEASLDSQHRILNDLLSKLEEKKIYLFQQNATWHLHQLKLQNEAREFSDLLEAVNTYSGLESKNRFVNQHKSQILKELRAKGSKLSKSLGKMNNRLNRLQNNNDWEEEANLIMANLHLFNDGKDVAEVFDFYNERNKALKIKKGMSAQKYAESLYKKSKNKSIEIRNLEKSIEKNNAELEKIESHINEIQNLDNPKLIREWLKKRSPKSNGNSSNEGSKFKEFKIKDFVIYVGKNAKNNDELTTKFAKKNDIWMHAKDVSGSHLIIRKDKNTKIPSDVLEQAASIAAWYSKGKNDTLFPVIYTERKYVRKGKGLASGQVFVDKYDVLIVKPGLP